A single region of the Salvia miltiorrhiza cultivar Shanhuang (shh) chromosome 8, IMPLAD_Smil_shh, whole genome shotgun sequence genome encodes:
- the LOC131001400 gene encoding inositol-3-phosphate synthase — translation MFIESFKVESPNVKYTDTEIHSVYNYETTELVHENRNGSYHWIVKPKTVQYEFKTDAHVPKLGVMLVGWGGNNGSTLTAGVIANREGISWATKDKVQQANYFGSLTQASSIRVGSFNGEEIYAPFKSLLPMVNPDDIVFGGWDISDMNLGDAMGRAKVLDIDLQKQLRPYMEHMVPLPGIYDADFIAANQGARANNVIKGTKKEQVEQVMRDIREFKEKKKVERVVVLWTGNTERYSNVVVGLNDTSENLMASLERNESEISPSTLFGLACILENVPFINGSPQNTFVPGLIELAISRNSLIGGDDFKSGQTKMKSALVDFLVGAGIKPTSIVSYNHLGNNDGMNLSAPQTFRSKEISKSNVVDDMVASNGILYEPGEHPDHVVVIKYVPYVGDSKRAMDEYTSEIFMGGKSTIVMHNTCEDSLLAAPIILDLVLLAELTTRIQLKAHNEGKFHSFHPVATILSYLTKAPLVPPGTPVVNALSKQRAMMENIFRACVGLAPENNMILEYK, via the exons ATGTTTATCGAGAGCTTCAAGGTCGAAAGCCCCAACGTGAAGTACACAGACACTGAGATTCACTCTGTCTACAACTACGAAACCACCGAGCTCGTTCACGAGAACAGAAACGGCTCTTACCACTGGATTGTGAAGCCCAAAACTGTCCAATACGAGTTCAAAACCGACGCCCATGTCCCTAAATTAGG GGTTATGCTTGTTGGGTGGGGAGGGAACAACGGCTCAACCCTTACTGCTGGCGTCATTGCAAATCGGGA GGGGATTTCGTGGGCGACGAAAGACAAGGTGCAACAGGCGAACTATTTCGGGTCGCTAACCCAGGCTTCCTCAATCCGGGTCGGGTCCTTCAATGGAGAAGAGATATACGCTCCGTTCAAAAGCTTGCTCCCCATG GTGAACCCGGACGACATCGTTTTTGGAGGATGGGACATAAGCGACATGAATTTGGGTGACGCAATGGGCAGAGCCAAAGTGTTGGACATTGATCTTCAAAAACAGCTGCGGCCCTACATGGAGCACATGGTCCCACTCCCAGGAATCTACGACGCAGATTTCATCGCCGCCAATCAAGGCGCACGTGCGAACAACGTGATCAAAGGGACCAAGAAGGAACAGGTGGAACAAGTGATGAGAGACATTAG GGAGttcaaggagaagaagaaggtggAGAGGGTGGTGGTGCTGTGGACGGGCAACACGGAGAGGTATAGCAACGTGGTGGTGGGTCTGAACGACACGAGTGAGAACCTCATGGCCTCCTTGGAGAGGAATGAATCCGAGATCTCTCCCTCCACCCTCTTTGGACTGGCTTGCATTCTTGAGAACGTGCCTTTCATCAATGGCAGCCCGCAAAACACATTTGTCCCGGGCCTCATTGAGCTGGCCATTAGCAGGAACTCTTTGATTGGTGGAGATGATTTCAAGAGTGGGCAGACCAAGATGAAATCGGCTCTGGTTGATTTCCTGGTTGGGGCTGGTATTAAGCCAACCTCCATAGTGAGTTACAATCACTTGGGAAACAACGACGGAATGAACCTGTCGGCACCTCAGACCTTCCGCTCCAAGGAGATCTCCAAGAGCAACGTGGTGGACGACATGGTGGCAAGCAACGGCATCCTGTACGAGCCGGGCGAGCACCCCGACCACGTCGTTGTCATTAAGTATGTCCCGTACGTGGGAGACAGCAAGAGGGCCATGGACGAGTACACCTCCGAGATCTTCATGGGAGGCAAAAGCACCATAGTAATGCACAACACTTGCGAGGACTCTCTTCTTGCAGCTCCCATCATTCTAGACTTGGTCCTTCTTGCTGAGCTCACCACTCGAATCCAACTCAAAGCTCACAACGAG GGAAAATTCCACTCTTTCCACCCTGTGGCCACCATCCTTAGCTATCTAACCAAGGCCCCTCTT GTGCCTCCGGGAACACCCGTGGTGAACGCGTTGTCGAAGCAGCGGGCGATGATGGAGAACATATTTAGGGCCTGTGTTGGATTGGCTCCCGAAAACAACATGATTTTGGAATACAAGTGA